A section of the Engystomops pustulosus chromosome 3, aEngPut4.maternal, whole genome shotgun sequence genome encodes:
- the TBPL1 gene encoding TATA box-binding protein-like 1: MDAESDVALDILITNVVCVFRTRCHLNLRKIALEGVNVIYKREVGKVLMKLRKPRITATIWSSGKIICTGATSEEEAKFGARRLARCLQKLGFLVKFTEFKVVNVLAVCTMPFEIRLPEFTKNNRPNASYEPELHPAVCYRIKSLRTTLQIFSTGSITVTGPDVKSVATAVEQIYPCVFQSRKEIL, from the exons ATGGATGCAGAGAGTGATGTGGCATTAGATATCTTGATTACCAATGTTGTCTGTGTGTTCAGAACCAGATGCCATTTAAACCTGCGGAAGATTGCACTGGAGGGAGTGAATGTCATATATAAGCGTGAAGTTGGA aagGTGTTGATGAAACTCAGAAAACCCAGAATAACTGCTACAATCTGGTCATCCGGAAAAATAATTTGTACTGGAGCAACCAG TGAAGAAGAAGCCAAGTTTGGTGCTAGAAGACTGGCTCGTTGTTTGCAGAAGCTTGGTTTTTTG GTAAAATTCACAGAGTTTAAAGTTGTCAATGTGCTGGCAGTCTGCACTATGCCTTTTGAGATAAGACTACCCGAATTTACAAAAAATAACCGACCAAATGCTAG TTATGAACCTGAACTTCACCCTGCCGTTTGCTACAGAATAAAGTCTTTAAGAACAACACTGCAAATCTTCTCCACTGGCAGTATTACAGTTACAG GTCCAGATGTGAAGTCCGTTGCTACCGCTGTCGAGCAGATATACCCTTGTGTATTTCAAAGCAGGAAAGAAATTTTGTAA